One genomic segment of Sminthopsis crassicaudata isolate SCR6 chromosome 4, ASM4859323v1, whole genome shotgun sequence includes these proteins:
- the FBXO47 gene encoding F-box only protein 47 isoform X3, with the protein MLSMVSKTISHRLINYISTSSGSRRLLQQDFHNLELSGRRQGSYILEHYRSLGLLFKRCTLLLPTKERLKYIHKILSEVSCFKFSGCGIPLQCLGLPCYGMFLQTLTAGWDELECHRVYNFLCELTNLPRKVQTVVCSKPGSARKLELRIRLFCRSVLLDHWMQRSDSAFWLTRILKPWPMVNQARLLYIIFGPISSQDGQVVWQKMTEGPTDETSLKGLADAIKLLYDTDTKEWTADDVISLVDELSVVPREWLLENNARLLILSGNNICFTFMASKAVNGRANELARMIVFLALVCEKDLYCMDWAVKMMQKVCKVFSSQVERNNFLQNVENSFARVIMDMLQSVMSGDRDEEDSSFLNLFHLVNAQANFHKEVLYITMNSTST; encoded by the exons ATGCTAAGCATGGTGTCGAAAACCATCAGCCACCGCCTTATTAATTACATCTCAACCTCATCAGGAAGCAGAAGGCTTTTACAGCAAGATTTTCATAATTTGGAGCTATCTGGCAGAAGACAAGGCTCCTATATACTGGAGCACTACAGATCTCTAG GTTTATTGTTTAAAAGGTGTACCTTGCTGCTACCCACAAAAGAAAGGTTAAAGTACATTCACAAGATACTCTCAGAA GTTTCATGTTTTAAATTCAGTGGTTGTGGAATTCCTTTGCAGTGTTTAGGATTGCCGTGTTATGGAATGTTTTTACAG ACCTTAACAGCAGGTTGGGATGAGTTGGAGTGCCATCGTGTTTACAACTTTCTGTGTGAGTTGACTAATCTACCCCGCAAGGTGCAGACAGTTGTTTGTAGTAAACCAG gaAGTGCCCGAAAATTGGAGTTAAGGATTAGATTATTCTGTCGGAGTGTCCTACTAGATCATTGGATGCAGCGAAGTGACTCTGCCTTTTGGTTGACACGAATACTAAAACCATGGCCGATGGTGAATCAGGCACGGCTGCTCTATATAATCTTTGGACCTATATCATCTCAGGATG GACAGGTGGTTTGGCAAAAAATGACAGAAGGACCTACAGATGAAACCAGTCTAAAAGGCTTAGCTGATGCCATTAAATTACTGTATGACACTGACACTAAAGAGTGGACAGCAGATGATGTAATCAGTCTTGTTGATGAACTATCAG TGGTTCCCCGAGAATGGCTTCTGGAGAATAATGCACGTCTCCTTATCCTAAGTGGGAACAACATTTGTTTCACCTTCATGGCTAGCAAAGCTGTGAATGGAAGGGCCAATGAACTAGCACGGATGATAGTCTTTTTAGCTTTG GTCTGCGAGAAGGACCTGTACTGTATGGACTGGGCAGTAAAAATGATGCAAAAAGTCTGCAAAGTCTTTAGCAGTCAGGTGGAGAGAAATAACTTCCTGCAGAATGTGGAAAATTCATTTGCACGTGTTATAATGGACATGCTACAGTCAGTTATGTCTG GAGACCGAGATGAAGAGGATAGCAGCTTTTTGAATTTGTTTCATCTTGTGAATGCACAGGCTAATTTCCATAAGGAAGTTTTATATATAACCATGAACAGTACGTCCACCTAA
- the FBXO47 gene encoding F-box only protein 47 isoform X1, whose protein sequence is MTSVVSTSFTLIPNQKYRRSNRRSNHSCNILGSDSQNLSTLGDFKALPLELFQIILEYLSVKDISMLSMVSKTISHRLINYISTSSGSRRLLQQDFHNLELSGRRQGSYILEHYRSLGLLFKRCTLLLPTKERLKYIHKILSEVSCFKFSGCGIPLQCLGLPCYGMFLQTLTAGWDELECHRVYNFLCELTNLPRKVQTVVCSKPGSARKLELRIRLFCRSVLLDHWMQRSDSAFWLTRILKPWPMVNQARLLYIIFGPISSQDGQVVWQKMTEGPTDETSLKGLADAIKLLYDTDTKEWTADDVISLVDELSVVPREWLLENNARLLILSGNNICFTFMASKAVNGRANELARMIVFLALVCEKDLYCMDWAVKMMQKVCKVFSSQVERNNFLQNVENSFARVIMDMLQSVMSGDRDEEDSSFLNLFHLVNAQANFHKEVLYITMNSTST, encoded by the exons ATGACATCCGTTGTAAGTACCAGTTTCACCTTGATTCCCAACCAGAAATACAGACGTAGCAACCgacgatccaaccattcttgcAACATTCTTGGCTCAGATTCTCAAAACTTATCAACACTTGGAGATTTTAAAGCATTGCCATTAGaacttttccaaataattttggaATATCTGTCAG TGAAGGATATCAGCATGCTAAGCATGGTGTCGAAAACCATCAGCCACCGCCTTATTAATTACATCTCAACCTCATCAGGAAGCAGAAGGCTTTTACAGCAAGATTTTCATAATTTGGAGCTATCTGGCAGAAGACAAGGCTCCTATATACTGGAGCACTACAGATCTCTAG GTTTATTGTTTAAAAGGTGTACCTTGCTGCTACCCACAAAAGAAAGGTTAAAGTACATTCACAAGATACTCTCAGAA GTTTCATGTTTTAAATTCAGTGGTTGTGGAATTCCTTTGCAGTGTTTAGGATTGCCGTGTTATGGAATGTTTTTACAG ACCTTAACAGCAGGTTGGGATGAGTTGGAGTGCCATCGTGTTTACAACTTTCTGTGTGAGTTGACTAATCTACCCCGCAAGGTGCAGACAGTTGTTTGTAGTAAACCAG gaAGTGCCCGAAAATTGGAGTTAAGGATTAGATTATTCTGTCGGAGTGTCCTACTAGATCATTGGATGCAGCGAAGTGACTCTGCCTTTTGGTTGACACGAATACTAAAACCATGGCCGATGGTGAATCAGGCACGGCTGCTCTATATAATCTTTGGACCTATATCATCTCAGGATG GACAGGTGGTTTGGCAAAAAATGACAGAAGGACCTACAGATGAAACCAGTCTAAAAGGCTTAGCTGATGCCATTAAATTACTGTATGACACTGACACTAAAGAGTGGACAGCAGATGATGTAATCAGTCTTGTTGATGAACTATCAG TGGTTCCCCGAGAATGGCTTCTGGAGAATAATGCACGTCTCCTTATCCTAAGTGGGAACAACATTTGTTTCACCTTCATGGCTAGCAAAGCTGTGAATGGAAGGGCCAATGAACTAGCACGGATGATAGTCTTTTTAGCTTTG GTCTGCGAGAAGGACCTGTACTGTATGGACTGGGCAGTAAAAATGATGCAAAAAGTCTGCAAAGTCTTTAGCAGTCAGGTGGAGAGAAATAACTTCCTGCAGAATGTGGAAAATTCATTTGCACGTGTTATAATGGACATGCTACAGTCAGTTATGTCTG GAGACCGAGATGAAGAGGATAGCAGCTTTTTGAATTTGTTTCATCTTGTGAATGCACAGGCTAATTTCCATAAGGAAGTTTTATATATAACCATGAACAGTACGTCCACCTAA
- the FBXO47 gene encoding F-box only protein 47 isoform X2, whose product MTSVVSTSFTLIPNQKYRRSNRRSNHSCNILGSDSQNLSTLGDFKALPLELFQIILEYLSGLLFKRCTLLLPTKERLKYIHKILSEVSCFKFSGCGIPLQCLGLPCYGMFLQTLTAGWDELECHRVYNFLCELTNLPRKVQTVVCSKPGSARKLELRIRLFCRSVLLDHWMQRSDSAFWLTRILKPWPMVNQARLLYIIFGPISSQDGQVVWQKMTEGPTDETSLKGLADAIKLLYDTDTKEWTADDVISLVDELSVVPREWLLENNARLLILSGNNICFTFMASKAVNGRANELARMIVFLALVCEKDLYCMDWAVKMMQKVCKVFSSQVERNNFLQNVENSFARVIMDMLQSVMSGDRDEEDSSFLNLFHLVNAQANFHKEVLYITMNSTST is encoded by the exons ATGACATCCGTTGTAAGTACCAGTTTCACCTTGATTCCCAACCAGAAATACAGACGTAGCAACCgacgatccaaccattcttgcAACATTCTTGGCTCAGATTCTCAAAACTTATCAACACTTGGAGATTTTAAAGCATTGCCATTAGaacttttccaaataattttggaATATCTGTCAG GTTTATTGTTTAAAAGGTGTACCTTGCTGCTACCCACAAAAGAAAGGTTAAAGTACATTCACAAGATACTCTCAGAA GTTTCATGTTTTAAATTCAGTGGTTGTGGAATTCCTTTGCAGTGTTTAGGATTGCCGTGTTATGGAATGTTTTTACAG ACCTTAACAGCAGGTTGGGATGAGTTGGAGTGCCATCGTGTTTACAACTTTCTGTGTGAGTTGACTAATCTACCCCGCAAGGTGCAGACAGTTGTTTGTAGTAAACCAG gaAGTGCCCGAAAATTGGAGTTAAGGATTAGATTATTCTGTCGGAGTGTCCTACTAGATCATTGGATGCAGCGAAGTGACTCTGCCTTTTGGTTGACACGAATACTAAAACCATGGCCGATGGTGAATCAGGCACGGCTGCTCTATATAATCTTTGGACCTATATCATCTCAGGATG GACAGGTGGTTTGGCAAAAAATGACAGAAGGACCTACAGATGAAACCAGTCTAAAAGGCTTAGCTGATGCCATTAAATTACTGTATGACACTGACACTAAAGAGTGGACAGCAGATGATGTAATCAGTCTTGTTGATGAACTATCAG TGGTTCCCCGAGAATGGCTTCTGGAGAATAATGCACGTCTCCTTATCCTAAGTGGGAACAACATTTGTTTCACCTTCATGGCTAGCAAAGCTGTGAATGGAAGGGCCAATGAACTAGCACGGATGATAGTCTTTTTAGCTTTG GTCTGCGAGAAGGACCTGTACTGTATGGACTGGGCAGTAAAAATGATGCAAAAAGTCTGCAAAGTCTTTAGCAGTCAGGTGGAGAGAAATAACTTCCTGCAGAATGTGGAAAATTCATTTGCACGTGTTATAATGGACATGCTACAGTCAGTTATGTCTG GAGACCGAGATGAAGAGGATAGCAGCTTTTTGAATTTGTTTCATCTTGTGAATGCACAGGCTAATTTCCATAAGGAAGTTTTATATATAACCATGAACAGTACGTCCACCTAA